Proteins encoded together in one Chelonoidis abingdonii isolate Lonesome George chromosome 1, CheloAbing_2.0, whole genome shotgun sequence window:
- the HMGB1 gene encoding high mobility group protein B1: MGKGDPKKPRGKMSSYAFFVQTCREEHKKKHPDASVNFSEFSKKCSERWKTMSVKEKGKFEDLAKADKVRYEREMKSYIPPKGETKKKFKDPNAPKRPPSAFFLFCAEFRPKIKGEHPGLSIGDVAKKLGEMWNNTAADDKQPYEKKAAKLKEKYEKDIAAYRAKGKPDVGKKVVAKAEKSKKKKEEEEDEDDEEDDEEDEDDEEDDEEDEDDDE, from the exons ATGGGCAAAGGTGATCCTAAGAAGCCAAGAGGTAAAATGTCTTCATATGCCTTCTTTGTGCAGACTTGCCGGGAGGAGCACAAGAAGAAGCACCCAGATGCTTCAGTGAACTTTTCAGAGTTCTCAAAAAAATGTTCAGAACGGTGGAAG ACTATGTCTGTTAAGGAAAAAGGAAAGTTTGAAGATCTGGCAAAGGCTGACAAGGTTCGTTatgaaagagaaatgaaaagttATATACCACCCAAAGGGGAAACAAAAAAGAAGTTCAAGGATCCTAATGCACCGAAGAGACCTCC ttcagCTTTTTTCTTATTCTGCGCTGAATTTCGTCCGAAAATCAAAGGAGAACATCCTGGTCTGTCCATTGGAGATGTTGCAAAGAAACTGGGAGAGATGTGGAATAACACGGCTGCTGATGATAAACAGCCCTATGAAAAGAAGGCTGCTAAACTGAAGGAGAAGTATGAAAAG GATATTGCTGCATACCGGGCTAAAGGAAAGCCTGATGTAGGCAAAAAGGTAGTTGCCAAGGctgagaagagcaagaaaaagaaggaggaggaagaggatgaagatGATGAGGAAGACGAtgaggaggatgaagatgatgaggaagatgacgaggaggatgaagatgatgatgaataA